In Candidatus Hydrogenedentota bacterium, the DNA window AACGAACGTTACTCCCCCCGTGCTGCCGGTCTTCTCAATGATCCGCTCCGCAAGCTTCTTCATTGTGATGGCTTGATTTCCGCCGATATTGAAGACTTCGCCGCACAAATCTCTCCTTTCCATGAGTTTGATGAGCGCGGGCACGACGTCCCCGACGTACGTAAAACAGCGGGACTGCTCGCCGTCGCCAAATACCGTCAGAGGCTCGTTGCGCAGGGCTTGTGCCACAAAACGGGGAATCACCATTCCATACCGCCCCGTCTGGCGCGTTCCCACGGTATTGAAGAGGCGCACAATCACAACCGGATGGCGTTTTTCGTACCAGTAAGCAAGGGCCAGAAACTCGTCCATGGCTTTTGACGCGGCATACCCCCACCGGCTAAGCGAGGTGGCGCCCATGATACGGTCGTCGGTTTCGCGGAACTCGGGGTTCATCCCCTTGCCATAGACTTCGCTGCTCGAGGTAATCAGCAAGCGGCGCCGGTACCGTGACGTCTCTTCAAGCACGGTCTCCGTGCCGCGAATGTTGTTTACAAGCGTGCGGACCGGCTGCTCGACCACCAGCTGCACGCCCACGGTAGCCGCCAAGTGGTAGACCACATCGGCTTCCCGAACGAGGTCTCGGACGATATCCTTGTTCAGGGTGGTGTCTACCACGCAGGTCAGCCCGGATATGTGCTCGATATTCTCGAACCGCCCCGTGCTCAGGTCATCGAGCACCGTGACCTGATGACCCTGGTGGACCAAGGCCTCGCACAGATGTGAACCAATGAATCCAGCGCCCCCAGTTACCAAAACACGCATAGCACGCTCCGTCATACCTCGTGGCCTGAACGGCCGCGGTTGGCATTCCCCAACACCCCGCTGGCTTAACTGCAAGCTGCGTTTGAGTATACGAGGCTTTGCGCACAGCGTCAACAAGGCGTGCGCGGGACTCCGCGTTGCCCGGTTCCCCGGCGGCGAAGCAATGGCGCCGGCTATCTCTATCGACTCTTTGGGAATTCGCGAAACAATTACAAAGTTTCCCATGTTACATGATGTAGCAATTGCGTCTCTGAAAACACGGGCGCCCGTTTGTGCCAGGGCAGCGTTCCTCTGGCGGGTATGTTGTGATTGGAATGCGCGCGCAATCAGCCCCGGGTTTTCGGACAGGAGGTCCTGGTTATGGGCAGTGAATCGCTCTCGGGCAGGCTCGAGGGGCGGGTAAAGTGGTTCAACGATACCAAGGGATATGGGTTCATTGTTGTTGATGACACGCCCGACATCTTCGTCCATTACTCTGCTATCAAGATGGAAGGCTTCCGAACGCTCAAGGAAGGCGATCTGGTCAGCTTCGAGTTGCTGCACGGCACGAAAGGGTTGCAGGCGATTAACGTCAACAAGGTTGCATCAGCGGACCCCGCGGAACCCGAGGCTGTTGACTCGTTTCAACAAGATACCGTCGACTACGAGCCCGAAGTGCGCAGGCGGTCAGCCGGTTAGTCCCCGAGCTTCACGAAACCGAAGCTCTCAGGCGGAGCGGTGAACGCGTTGTCCTGGACGCGGAGTTCGAGTCCGGGACTGTGTTCATCTTTCACGGTTTCCCTGGTATAGGCCCTGGCGGGCCCGGCGACCGGCAGGTCGAAACGTATGGGCGCCTCCTTGCCTGCCTGGTTCACCCAGAATGCCACATTTCCGACCACCGCCGCGGCGGCGTGCCTTGGGTGCGAGGACTCGCACCGGCGAACGGCCGCCCCCGGTTCCGTCATCCGCGTGAAGCACGCGATCGCATGGTACACGGGGCGGATCGCCCAGCCGCGGTCTTTGAAATTCCACAAACCGTAATTCATCATGTTGCCGCCCGGATAGTAGACTTCGTGGAGACACCAGATGTTAAATCCCGCGACACCCCTGTTCAGCCCTTCGACGATGAAATTGAAGGTCCATAGGGCATAGGGATAGTCCTCCATGATCGGGTTGGCAAAGGTGCCCGACCGGCCGTCCTGAAATCCGAATTCCGCCACCACAAGCGGTTTACGCGGCGCCTTCCGGGCGAGAACATCCAACCGTTCTTCAAAAAAGTACGGTGCGAGGACGCGGTCCGCGAACGGGAAATAGCGATGTGAGGCGAAAACATCGGCTACGGCGAAATAGGAGTCGTTCCCGGCACAGGCTTCGAACCACTCCAAACCCCCGGTGTCATCGCTGCCGACAATCTGGATATCGAGCCCCCGGCGGCCGAATTCCTCCTTGGCGAGCCGGTGCAGCTCGACGTACCGGTCAAACGAATACCCGAGTTGGAGGAAATGCGTGTTGGGCTCGTTCGTGAGAGTCCATTGCCGCACACAGGCGAACCCCTTGTCCCGGATAAGATGTTCGAAGAGGGCG includes these proteins:
- a CDS encoding GDP-mannose 4,6-dehydratase, producing the protein MRVLVTGGAGFIGSHLCEALVHQGHQVTVLDDLSTGRFENIEHISGLTCVVDTTLNKDIVRDLVREADVVYHLAATVGVQLVVEQPVRTLVNNIRGTETVLEETSRYRRRLLITSSSEVYGKGMNPEFRETDDRIMGATSLSRWGYAASKAMDEFLALAYWYEKRHPVVIVRLFNTVGTRQTGRYGMVIPRFVAQALRNEPLTVFGDGEQSRCFTYVGDVVPALIKLMERRDLCGEVFNIGGNQAITMKKLAERIIEKTGSTGGVTFVPYEQAYGPGFEDMRARMPSLKKVHDAIGFEPKTSLDEILDVVIEDIRHRLDVRDLT
- a CDS encoding cold shock domain-containing protein, with product MGSESLSGRLEGRVKWFNDTKGYGFIVVDDTPDIFVHYSAIKMEGFRTLKEGDLVSFELLHGTKGLQAINVNKVASADPAEPEAVDSFQQDTVDYEPEVRRRSAG